The following proteins are encoded in a genomic region of Lujinxingia vulgaris:
- a CDS encoding MlaE family ABC transporter permease, which translates to MSASPDNPGRPAGREPSNFREFLSALGEPILYLTRTFKELVEMFGLTFYYMVRGRTRWRAIFEQLHEVGNRSVIFIAVTLGFLGMILIYQAGYQAEQITGDLQLLGGLFLQLLLREFAPTITAMMIATRVATGMAAQIGSMVVTEQVDALQMCAAPPVDYLVVPRFIATTIMMIVLTIFAVLVSYSAGALTAYFSFGLNVRTFIDLSFIGWFDLILCLSKALAYGMAVPIIACHAGLNVSGGSEGVGRATTNAVVNASLAVVILDFIITSLGYVALSLLPS; encoded by the coding sequence ATGAGCGCATCCCCCGATAATCCGGGCCGCCCCGCCGGCCGCGAGCCTTCAAATTTCCGAGAGTTTCTCTCGGCGCTCGGCGAGCCGATCCTGTATCTGACGCGCACCTTTAAGGAGCTCGTCGAGATGTTCGGGCTCACCTTCTACTACATGGTCCGAGGGAGGACCCGCTGGCGCGCGATCTTTGAGCAGCTCCACGAGGTGGGAAACCGCTCAGTGATCTTTATCGCGGTGACCCTGGGCTTTCTGGGGATGATCCTGATCTATCAGGCCGGCTACCAGGCCGAGCAGATCACGGGCGATTTGCAACTTCTGGGCGGGCTCTTTTTGCAGCTTTTGCTGCGCGAGTTTGCGCCGACGATCACCGCCATGATGATCGCCACGCGGGTGGCCACGGGTATGGCCGCCCAGATCGGCTCGATGGTGGTCACCGAGCAGGTCGACGCCCTGCAGATGTGCGCCGCCCCGCCGGTCGACTACCTGGTGGTGCCGCGCTTTATCGCCACCACGATCATGATGATCGTGCTCACGATCTTCGCGGTGCTTGTCTCCTACAGCGCCGGCGCGTTGACGGCGTATTTCTCCTTTGGTCTGAACGTCCGCACCTTCATCGACCTGAGCTTTATCGGGTGGTTCGACCTGATCTTATGCCTGAGCAAGGCGCTGGCCTACGGGATGGCCGTCCCGATCATCGCCTGCCACGCCGGCCTCAACGTCTCCGGCGGCAGCGAGGGCGTGGGTCGCGCGACCACCAATGCGGTGGTCAACGCCAGCCTGGCGGTGGTCATTCTCGACTTCATCATCACCAGCCTGGGCTATGTGGCGCTGAGCCTTCTCCCCTCATGA